The Mesoplodon densirostris isolate mMesDen1 chromosome 8, mMesDen1 primary haplotype, whole genome shotgun sequence genomic interval ATAAGGAACATCTCTAGCTTATTAAGACTGACCACTGCTTTACAGACCTTATATCAGAACTAAAGTTTGATACTATTTTCATAAGTCAAAatcatgatatttaaaattttaatcaaagcCTAATAAAGGATTAACTAAAATGTTAAGAGTAACTGATAACAACTGATATAACCAGACTTATTTTTAATATGCTGGGTTGAAAAAGTAATGCCTATTTACAGTGCCTATTTACAGTGTTTTCTCAGCCCCCATGCATCTTTATGTCCCCcaaactgtctttttaaaatatatggataaaaaatttggaaaactgtCAAGTCGATGACAAAAATGACATGAAAAAGTCAAATACTGGAGAGAAAGATTTAGaaaagatgggggaaaaaaaaaggaccatATATATCCAAAATCTAAGCTCTTGGGTGAGGAGGGTAAGTGGTAGAATATAACACTAAAGTTTTACTTTTAACTTGCTTCAACAGAATCAACATCAGACGTTTGGGCTCAGAAACACTGTTCATCTTCCAAAACATTcaccttgtttgtttttgatcagctggaatttttctttttgctcagcCCAGATCCTGTCCATTCTTCCAGTGAATGCTTGTTAGGAACACACAGTCTACAAACCCTTCTGCTTACAGGCAAGCTCAGCACAAAATGCCGTGATGCCTTGAAGAGAACTATAACAGTTGGTTGCCCATGACACAGACTAATGAGAACTGCCTAAATAACTGTGATGCAAACAATGCCCAGTAACGACAGAAAACTCACCCAAGAGGCAGCCAATGAGGAGTTGGGGTAAAAACATTATAACTCTATCCAAAGATAAACTTCACTAAGTTTCCACCTACCCACAACACCATAAAGCATCCTGAATGCCTGTTATAATGTTAACTCAGACCGAGACTAATGGTTTGTTaataacttgattttaaaaaataaaaacagcttacattattattataactTCCTCTATTAAAGTAAGCTTCCCTGGCATACAGCCAATAGATAAAACAATGTTATGCATGTGAAATTCAAAAGACATGTACACACTCTTTGTATGCTTCAGTTCTGCATGACCCCAAGATTCAAACTACAATGGCATCTGATGATCATGAGGCATAGAATCAACACTTGGGTAGGGAACGATCTTTGACACAAAGCACCAGTGTCTTCAATTACCAGCATATCTAATGTCGGGGAAGAACAGTTTGAAGCATTCTTAAGAGTCAAACAGAAGAACTTATAAAACCACTAATCACGActattctctctcctttttctaaaGTTAGAGGGACAAAAGAATAAACTTGTGATTATGTTTTTGACCTGGGTTTAAAGTTTATTCTTCAAATAATGTGAGCAGAAATCACATTTTtaggacaaaaagagaaaaaaaagaataattcctCTCTTATGCAGGAAAAAAAACTCACTTTATGGGGAGCCCATATTCCTAAGTAAGCATATAATTATCACCTAAGAAAAACGCATGCTGAAAAAAGATTCAAAAATTTAGGAAAACTGGGCTGTCGGACCCGGAGCCGTCTGGGAGCCCCTAATTGTTGCTCCAGGTTCTTTCAGGTGTACGTGTCTGTTATTCCCAGGGCTCTACTGGgctagagaaagaggaggaaccTGTCCAGAATCCCCGCAGGACAGGAAAAGGAAGGGACACTCAACATGGAAAAAGTCTGCAGTGAAAATGAAGGAAAGCCTGAGAACCAAGGCAAGATGGAAAACAAAGAACAGCCACTGGATGAGGGAAAGCCGGGAGTAGCTTGTACTGTGGAAGACAAGGAAAAGTTAGAAAACAAGGGAAGGACAGATCTCAAGGGAAAGACAGAAGATGAGGAAGTACTAAAGGATAAGGAAAAGCCAGAGAGTGAGGCAAagccaaaagaaggaaatccaGAGAGCCAAGGAAAGCCAGTGAGTGAGGGAaaaccaaaagaaggaaaaccagagAGTGAGGGAAAGCCAGTAAGTGAGGGAAAGCCAGTGAGCGAGggaaagccaaaagaagaaaagcagccAGCGAACCAAGGGCTGCAGGAAAGCGCCCAGCTGGGGATGATGTACCCAGGAAGgccaaaagaaaaaccaacaagGGGCTGGCTCAGTGTCTCAAGGAATACAAGGAGGCCATCCACGACATGCATTTGAGCAATGAAGAGATGATAAGAGAATTTGACGAGATGGCCAGGGTGGAGGATGAGGTGAAGAAAACCAGACAGAAATTGGGGGAGTTTATGTGGATGCAAAAAAGTTTACAGGACCCCTTCCACCGGAGGGGCCCAAGGGAACTCAGGGGTGGCTGCAGGGCCCCCCAAAGGGGCTTTGAAGACATTCCTTTTGTGTAGTGCCCCTGGCAGGCATCTGAAAGGCCTTGTGCTTTATTTAACCTTATGCTAATACTATGCTTTAGGTGTCACTCTCTTTATCCAACTGCAGCCCTGTGTGTTGCAGTAGCAGATTTTCCTCCATTgcatggaaaaatgtttatggtgcattgtaaaatgtttaaaaaaccaGTTTTCAGAACCATATATACGGCATCAGTCCATTTTTGTAAAACTACAAAGATACTTACCTAGTGATCCATGTACAGAAAAAACTCGGAAAGCTGTGTCTACTAAAAGattaacagtgaaaaaaaaaatttaggaaaactgaaTGAAACCCTTTCTCATTTTTGCAGTTAAGGGCAGGTGCTTCCCATTAACCCACACTGccccagaaaaataaaagtgacttTAATCAACTAAATAGATTTGGGGAATATTTTACGTTAAAAATTTTTGTGGGAGCAAGACTGAGTGTGACAACATAAACATGACccctcttgtttttctttgccGGTTTATGTTTTCCACTTTATCCCTAACAATTCCCACCAAATCCTCACTATTTCAGGCCCTGTGTGCTTTTACTCAGCAGAATTCTTACCAGGACTGTGAGGCCGCcacctctctccatccctccttgATCCAGCTAGTCGCCAACCTCCATCTTCATCTTCTCCATTCTGTTCCTCTCTAAAAATACGCCAGTTTTCACTTTCTGATCGTATAAATTCATGCTTTCTTCCTACTGATGTTGGCCCACCTTCCTCAAAATTTGGTCTCCCTGTAAAGAAAGTGAGTCAACATAAGCTTCAGCCAGCAAGGATTTTGAACAGACTTGATTGCTCAAATCAAGCTTTTCTGCAAATGTGTCCATTTCAACGTTCAGGCAGTATAAATAActgtggatatatgtgtatattattagACACATTTCTCAAAGCTGAATGTTCTAAGactgggaaattatttttttaaacaaaataatatgtgcattttttaaaaggccatGCAATGAAAACTGAATCAACCTTCCCGCTACACAAGAGCCCCCCAGAGTCTTGCTCCCCAGAAGTAGCCACCATcaacagtttcttacaaagcctTCCAAACACTGACCATGGCTAtacttatgcatatatatacagatCTCTCATTCACACTCACATAACACTACCCTCAGGCTGTTACATATGTTGTTTTGTACCCTTGCTGTTTTCACTtggcagtccttccttaccagcatatacttctttttttccgtTTTTAAGTCATACAATATTTTTAACTATATGATTTACTAAATCaacttaatttatttaatcaacttCTACTGGTGATTCTGTCCAAATAGGATATCTGTAAACTTCAACCTCTCTTTTATTCCAAAACAGACTGTAAGCTCAAAACCAGAGAGTGGAGGCATTCTACTTTTCCTTTACTCTAGCACCTAGTACACTACAGGCGTACAGCAAATTGCTCTGCAACAGAATTCAAAGCTAAGCTTTGTCTAACCTGATGCAACTCAAGAGCTACATTAACAGTGAAAGAGAGCCTATTACGCCAAGTAAACTAAGTTGGTTTCAAAGGACAAGAGAATTCTGTACTGTGCAAATTCTTCAGTCACCATACCACATGGGCTAACACTTAAATTCacaacaaattaccccaaatctCACATTAAAGTATGCAGCTGAATATCCAAAACATACATTGATGTCTTcagtttataacaataaaatatacaaattctCACAGTAACaacctcaattcttttcattaaaccatcttaaaagtgaaaaaaaattgtaCGTTTGAAAATGAGGAAATTCTAATTTCTGGTCATCCTCTTATATTCAATTTCACATGTATTAAGATTCCATACCCTGTTCACCCAAACAGTTATTAGGCTGTTACAAGATATTATTCTATTACAGAATAATCTTGGAATGGGGGGGGTACAATTATTTGCTGGGCAAAATACCCTTATTATGACAGGCAGCCTCTAAGATAGCCCTCAACAATCCCTGACTTCTGGCCTCTGTGTAATTCCCTCAccttaagtgtgggctggacTCATTACTGACTTGCTCCTAACAGAATCCAGCAGAAGTGATGAGATGTCACTTCTGATACTAAGTTAAAAACTTCCATCTTGGACGCTCTCCCTGAGGGAATCCAGCGGCCCTGTTGTGAGGCAGCCCTGTGGAGAAGCCCACATGGCAAAGAACTGAGGCTTGCCAACAGCCTCGTGCGTGAGCTTGGAAGCGGATCCAACCCCAGACAAGCCCTGAGATGACTGAAGCCTCATGAGAGACCTAGGCCAGAACCACCTAGCTAAGCTGCTCCATCCTGGCCCACAGAagctgagaaaataaatgtttgctgcttTCCgctactaagttttggggtaactTATTACATGGCCACAGTTAATAAAAACACTCGCTTAACTGATTTAATCTTCATTACAATACTCagtattagaaattatttttcccattttacagctgagaataTTGAGGCTCAAAAAGATAACCCAGGAGAATTGTCCAAAATCACACACCACTGCTTAAACGACACAGGATTCAAATCTTAACCTTCTGactcattgaacaaatatttgttgcataTTGCACTAAGTGCCAAGTTTTACGAATTCAAGTATAGATACATTCCATGTCTGCCCTTGGGCTAGAAGGGTCAGAAGACATTTCCAGGTTCTCTTGCTCAGAATAAGAAGGGGTGAGACATTTTACAAAGCCCACATCCATTATATGACTTGATGAAAAATATAGCTATACtcacagaagaaaaatttaaaacaaagaaatcccTAATGCGTATAAATTGATAAGTGATGGGAAATGACTTTTAACACATGTAAATCATTCAGTCACAAGcaatatgtgccaggcatattGAGAATACAATTGCCTGATGGATGAGCTGGTCAAAACACTGATTTTCATCTACTTTTACACTACGTCTTTGAGAAGTAATGAATGTACCAAAATAAGCAAAGGAAACCCACTAATGGCAAAATGTTTAACGCATCAAAAACTGGTCATTACAGTTTTTTCTAACAGATGATAAGttgcaaaaaattaaagatattaaaaataaaaataccagtaATTCCTCAACCATAGAAATAGAACTCCCACGTTATCTGTGGTTAGCTTTTACataacatctttaaaatgtaGTTTCAATCAGTGTACCCACTATTTTATAATCTAAATAGCAAATACTTCTCTGTGATTATACATCTTACTGATAATATAAATGGATACACAGCAGGTATACCTTGCAGCTGTTGCACTATCTAGTAGATTATTCCCCACCAGACATTTACATCATAACTAACTTTTTGAGAACTAGGTAACAAGGAAGAAATATCTGCGTgcatatgtgttttgtttttctgaactaCTTCTTCTGAAAAAAAACTTCAAAGAGTAAAATTACTAGGTCAAATGACAGACTTCATACATTGACAtacctttctctcctcctccaaaaAAGGGCAGGTAAGACCACCAGACCATTTTAGATTATCAAAACTAAGTGCTGCTATCCTTTTGAAGCTTTTCTACTTTAATGGTTGTAAATATACTAATGTGGCTCAAATATGAATTTTTCACATCAAAGATTTTTCATATTGTTTGCTGACTTTATTTCCCTTTATGTGAATAATCTGTCTGCATTTTTTTCTAAACTAGCAGCTTCTATAACCTTCATAACTGTCAAGTCCTACGTATACGTTTCATATTGGTACCtaggaataagaaaaatataaagggcAGGATAGGGTAAAAAATAGGGaaagtaaaggaagaaaaaaatctggcTTTTCTGCTTACTGCAAACTCATAATTCTCAACCTGTTGGAAAATCTGTACCTCATAAAGTTTAAATGACTATTTATGCCATTCTTTGTTCCAAAAAGGATTTGTGACAGAAATTTTGAAGATAGAGAGGAGCACAGTACTAAAGAAAGTAGGAAGATCGTGGAGCCACAGACCTGATTTTAAACTGTCTCCAATTCTGATCTGTACACCTTGACTAAAGAAGATCCCATTCCTAATATGAAagagggtatgtgtgtgtgtgtgtgtgtgtgtgtgtgtgtgtatgttactgAGGCAGCCATCTGAATTTACACCAACACTAGCCAATTCCAGTTCAAAAATTCTATAACAAAGGAGTTCAGATCTTGTTACCAAGTGCTTGTTTCTACAAAATAATTCCTAAAAACTGCAATATATTTTTTGATGTATCAAATGTTGCATAACGAATAACTGAAACAGAAAGATCTGGGTGACAACTTCTCCAGTAAACCAAGGAAAACCAGAATAATATAGTTCTGACATGCCAAACATATCCCACATGTAAGTGCAAGGTAAAGAAAGTTTTGCGCTCAGGCATCACTGTCATTTTCATAAGAGAAGGATGAAAAGGATTCAAGAACTTTTAAATGTACCATACTCACCTCCTCCCCCTATCTTTAAGAAAACTTactattggacttccctggtggtgcagtggtaagaatccacctgtcaaggcaggggacacgggttcgggaagaccccacatgccacaaagcaactaagcccgtgcaccacacctactgagcctgcgctctagaactcatgagccacaactactgaagcccgtgcctggagcccgtgctccgcaacaagagaagccaccacaatgagaagtccgtgcaccggcaacagagtagcacccgctcgccacaacaagagaaagctcgcgtgcagcaacaaagacccaatgcagccaaaaatgaatgaatgaatgaatgaatgaaaacttaTTATTGAAGTCTAACATTCATATCAAGAAGTACACAAATcataaatgtacaattcagtttTCACAAAGCAATATATATCCACCTACCtactaagatttaaaaaaaaaaaaatttatcaggACCTCTCAAAAGTCTTCATGTCCTCCCAATCAGCCTTTACCAAGGTAAACACTATCCTGCCTTCTATCTCCaaagattagttttgcctatttttgaacttttttatataaatggagtatTAGTTTACGTctggctttttttaaattgaagtatagttgtttaaTTAACaactgttaatttctgctgtacatcaaagtgattcggttatacatatatacatgcccttttttttaatattcttttccattatggtttatcagagtattgaatatagttctctgtgctgtacagtaggacctactgtttacccattctatatataaaagcttacatctgctaatcccaacctcccactccacccctcctccaaccccctctcccttggtaaccacaagtctgttctctatgtccatgattctgtttcatagaaaggttcatttgtgtcatattttagattccacatataagtgatatcatatggtatttgtctttctctttctgacttccttcacttagtacgataatctctagttgcatccatgttgctgcaaatggcatgatttcattcctttttacagctgagtagtattccattgtatatatgcaccacatcttttttatccattcatctgttgtttccatgtcttggctattgtgaacagtgctgctatgaacacaggggtgcatgtatctttttgaactagagttttgtctgggtatatgcccaggagtggaattgctagatcatatgataattctatttttagtcttctgaggaacctccctattgttttccatagtggctgtaccaacttacattcccaccaacagtgtaggagggttcccttttctcttacatcctctccagcatttgttatttgtagagtttttgtttgtttgtttgttttctggcagCACCTCATGGTTAGctggtcttagttccccaaccagggactgaacccaggccctcagcagtgaacgctgggaatcctaaccactggaccaccagggaaatccctgttatttgtacagtttttttaaaataaattttatttatttatttatttatttatttatttatttatttttttgctgtacgtgggcctctcactgttgtggcgtctcctgttgcggcgtctcctgttgcggagcacaggctccggacgcgcaggctcagtggccatggcttacgggcccagccgctccatggcatgtgggatctccccagaccggggcacgaacgcacgTCCCCTgtatcgccaggcggactctcaaccactgcgccaccagggaagcccagttttatttatttttatttatttatttttggctgtgtcgggtcttcatttctgtgcaagggctttctctagttgtggcaagcgggggccactcttcatcgcggtgcacgggcctctcactgtcgtggcctctcttgttgtggagcacaggctccagacgcgcaggctcagtagttgtggctcacaggcccagttgccccacagcatgtgggatcttcccagaccaggtctcgaacccgtgtccccttcactggcaggcagattctcaaccactgcgtcaccagggaagcccttgtacagttttgtttttttgtttgtttttttttttttttttttgttattttttttttttaattttacaaatttaatcagttatacatatatatatgttcccatatcccctcccttttgcgtctccctcccaccctccctatcccacccctccaggcggtcacaaagaaccgagctgatctccctgtgctatgcggctgcttcccactagctatctaccttacgtttggtagtgtatatatgtccatgccgctctttcactttgtcacagcttacccttccccctccccatatcctcaagtccatgctctagtaggtctgtgtctttattcctgtcttacccctatgttcttgatgacatttttttcttaaattccatatatatgtgtcagcatacagtatttgtctttctctttctgacttacttcactctgtatgacagacccttgTACAGTTTttattgatgg includes:
- the LOC132495083 gene encoding LOW QUALITY PROTEIN: transcription elongation factor A protein-like 4 (The sequence of the model RefSeq protein was modified relative to this genomic sequence to represent the inferred CDS: inserted 1 base in 1 codon), producing the protein MEKVCSENEGKPENQGKMENKEQPLDEGKPGVACTVEDKEKLENKGRTDLKGKTEDEEVLKDKEKPESEAKPKEGNPESQGKPVSEGKPKEGKPESEGKPVSEGKPVSEGKPKEEKXASEPRAAGKRPAGDDVPRKAKRKTNKGLAQCLKEYKEAIHDMHLSNEEMIREFDEMARVEDEVKKTRQKLGEFMWMQKSLQDPFHRRGPRELRGGCRAPQRGFEDIPFV